Below is a genomic region from Rosa chinensis cultivar Old Blush chromosome 5, RchiOBHm-V2, whole genome shotgun sequence.
CGAGCAAAGCAGAGAAGGTAAAGCATTTCTAGAATTTGGATTCTGAAAGTTTAGCAAAGTCCAAATTCCTCAGAATGCCGATTTCTAGTATTGCAGTGGGAAACCCGGCTGAGTTCGGGAGCGTCGACGCTCTCAGAGCAGCTCTTGCTGAGTTTATCTCCGTCCTCATCTTTGTTTTCGCTGGCTCGGGTTCAGGCGTAGCTTTTGGTATGATCCCTACTATAGTCACCTTTATTTATGTTACGACAAATATGTTTCATTGTTAAATTGTCAATCTAGACTGTAACATATAGATAAAAATGTTTTTACAACCTAGAATTTGTTTGTAATcttgtatttttttgttttggcagCCGAGCTCACTGACAATGCATCAACAACACCCGCCGGCCTTATAGCCGCGGCCGTGGCCCACGCCTTTGCCCTTTTCGTGGCGGTTGCCATAGCTGCAAACATCTCCGGCGGTCATGTTAACCCCGCTGTCACATTCGGTGCCTTCCTTGGCGGCAACATCACTCTCGTAAGGACTATCTTGTACTGGATTGCCCAGCTGCTCGGATCCGTTGTTGCTTGCTTGCTCCTCAAGTTTGCAACCAATGGAATGGTAAGCCACTAAGTCACTCTCGATCATAAGTtccaattattaaaaaaaaaaaacacaaactttTCTTAACATAGTTCTTATATATGTGATGCAGACTATCTCTGCTTTCTCCCTGTCGACTGGTGTTGGAGTATGGAACGCATTGGTGCTCGAAATCGTGATGACCTTCGGTTTGGTCTACACCGTGTACGCAACTGCCATCGACAAAAGGTCCGCCGGAAACATCAGCATAATTGCACCAATTGCCATTGGTTTCATTGTTGGTGCTAACATCTTGGTCGGTGGTGCTTTCGATGGTGCTTCAATGAACCCAGCAGTCTCCTTCGGACCCGCTGTCGTCAGCTGGTCCTGGGAAAACCACTGGGTATACTGGCTCGGCCCATTCCTTGGTGCCGCCATTGCTGCCCTCATCTACGACTGGATCTTCATCGGCCCAGCCACCCACGAGCCACTACCCACCACAGACTACTCCTAAGCCACTGTGACGCTTCCACTCTCGGTTCAAGTGATGAAATCGGTTTTTGAattttagtcttttttttttccttggtgAAGTGGGTGGGTTTGTTGATGTTTGCATTTGGCTGTTGTTAATTGTTGATTCCAATGAAACTTTGTATTGTTCTGTTTCTGTTCATCTTGTGATCAGTTTAATTAATTTTAGGTGCAAATTAAGAGAGGCATGTTCTAGAATTGAATAATTAAGGATAATTAGCCACCAACTCATTAAACTAAAAGCTAATAGGCTGGCTAAGTCAACTAAAACCAACACCAACAGAAGGGCTAAAACCGCAACTCGTGACATATAGGCCTTAGAATACAGACTGGCCTTTGGATCATTCTCAGATGTGCCATGCTCGCCGCACATTCTAGTACTGGTTCTGTCAAAAAATTAAATCGTGAACATAAAAATTTAAGAAGCGATTAGCACTCTCGAAATGTCATTCTGTAACTGTTTCCTAACTCGATTGTCAAAGTCGTACTCCTTAATATTAGCTAATACGTGCTCTCTCGTGATGTGATTTTGGCAGTTCAACTGGGAATGGAATATActgaaacaaaaatataaactgcAACTAGCAAATGATGATGACATTTTAGGAGTGTGTATAAATCAATCGGTGTTCATGAGTACCCGATCACTAAATACATTTCGGCTGCGAGTCAATGTTCAGCACATGGATCACTCTTTAGCCACCCTAGACATGCAGCTTAGACACAGAGCCAGTTGTCCTAACCCTACTTCTACAATGTCAATAATTGAAAGCTTGGACAGTGTAGACAATAAGAGAACAACGGACCTTGAAAGAGACGAAGGATTTGGTACAGAGAAAAGGGGGAACACAAAAGTCTTAAAAGCTATTGAGAGGGAATGATGATTGAAATGATTTACAACAATGGGAGTCTTCTACCATGCAAGTGTACGTGTGCCGACATATACTTTTACTCACATGCTACCCCAAAAGTGTTATGGATCAGAGTTCCATACACCAGAAACAGCATAGTATAACAACCAATTAGAGATAATGTGGAACAGAAGGAATAGACAAGAAACTCATCCCCAACCTATAGAAGGAGCTGTCACCCTGATTACAGGCATGGGCAGTATCCAGTCAGAGCAATCAAAGCCGGAGACTGTGATAGGAATAGTCAAAGAGAAGGGAAAGAAGCAAGTCGAAGAGCTGAATCTACACTATGATCTTTACCATATAACATGTGTCGCATGACTAATTTGTTTTGCTTTGATCAGTATAATAAAAGCTATAGTGAGTACAAGACCAGATCCAAGGCATCTAGAAAAACAAATGGCAAAACTAGCTTCTCAAAGACTCAAACTACATGTTCTATTTCCATAAACTCCATCCAAAGGAGGTGCAAAGGACCAAAAGGCTATTGTCTCATAACAAATCTGTTTCAGTGACTTGCTTACACAGCTTGAAGGATCTAATTTCAAGCATCAACTCTGgtacacaaaaataaaacatatcAAGTGCTGCCAACTAACATTTCTTTCTAACTAGGAAATAGTGCCGCACTTTGCTGCGGAATTGATTGTTATTAATGAATAGTTTAATGAaataatgaatttttttattgaaaatcaACCGCGCAATGCCACAGGTTTGTTCACATATTTACTGGAGTTTGTTTAAAAAGTTGGTAACTCCAGTCATACTTGTACAAAACATTTTAGCTGATTAGCTAGCTGCATTTGTCCAAAAACTTAAATTACAGTAGTTGCAGCTAGAGAAAATGCACTGAATGAGTTTCATTCAAATGCATTCAAAAAGTACAAAATGAAGTCAACGACACTGAGTCAAGAGGTTGTACACAGAGCTTGTATCATGTTTTAGATATTGTTCCAAATAGTGATAAGCAAAGGTAGAAGTCTTATTCACTTTATTAATCATAGACACTTCTCTGCTCGATTTTGACTGGAATTGATAGCCAATGTATAGAATATATAGAGACTTATTAGTGACACAATGTTACATATGGTTCTATTTATAAATTTTGTAACACATCTTTATATACTATGTTTTGGTATATGTATTTggcatattattattattatttatcaaaatttttaaCCCATTTCTTGAAGTAACTCTTGAAAGTGCTACATATAATTGTCCATGTGTAAAAACAGGTTCTGGTAAATATATACCAATTTGATTTAATGATTGACCTTGACTTTTGTTAATAGTCATAGCATAACATGGTCTAATTGGAAATTGTcgtcttttaaaaataaatggcCATTTATTTTCAGATGCAGTAAGAACAATTCTTGGTATAAAACATTTTTGACCTATATTATTTCCTGTTAATATTTTTGCTTCTATTAATCGAtcaaataattttgttattatTAATCTTGTACCATTGCATAAGCCAGACATTTGATTTAAATTTCTTAATAATATGATGGGCATTccaattttaaaattaatttatgTGATGGTAATCCATTAAATTCAAGTTTATTCAAAAATTCTATTGGATATAAGGCATTAATGTTTTCATTATCTCCAGAATTTAATAAAATACTATCAGCACTTAAATAAGTTGTTTTATCGCCTGGCAATAGATTAATAATGTAATCATTTATTTCTTGAACTGTGGTATTTCGAGGTGTAACAATTGCACGTtcttttaaataattaaaattatcgtaattagttttgaaatttgaataaattgCAAGGAAAATAGCTTCTATTGGATTTGTGTAATTGTAAATAAGAAGATCGCTTGGGATTTCAACCCAAGATGTATCTATATCATTTTCATCATTAATTGAACATATACGACCTTCTCCAATTTCCAATAGCCAATTTGCGAAAGTTGAAATATTTATTCTCTCTTCATTAGTTAAATTTGTTCTTGAtaatctcatattttctgtTAAATGAAATACTTTAAATGATGACCAAAGATATGAACTATTTAATGAAGCTTCAATTATTTGTTCTTTAGTTCCTCCTGCAATAACAGGTAAAATTTGTCTGAAATCTCCACCTAATAACATGAGTTTATCGGCAAATGGTTTATTAGTTTCCAATTTATTTGGATTAGATAATATATCACGGAAAGATTTGTCTAATGCTTCAAAACAATATTTATTAGACATTGGAGCTTCgtcccaaataattaattctgtTTTACTAACCAATTCTGCGAGATGGGTTCCCTTTTTTATTAGACATATCGATGAATTATTGATTGTTAAAGGTATTTTAAATCGAGAATGAGCAGTTCTACCTTTTGGAAGTAATAATgaagcaattccagatgaagtAACAGCTAAAACAATTTTTCCTTCAGATCTTAATTTACATATTAttgtatgccataaaaatgtttTACCGGTTCCTCCATGACCATGAACAAAAAATGTgttacatgtttttttttaatcgctTTAATTACTTCGTCATAAACAATTTTTGACCTGCATTTAGTTGACTAACTAAATTTGCATGTTCATGTTTTAATCGAATACAATCATAATCTAATTCTTCTTTTAACAATCTGTTATTTAAGTTTAATATTTTATCTACATTAGGCATTGGCAATCGATAATCTTTAAGTGAGCTTGATGATTTATTAAACATTTGCTCTAATTCgtataataatttattttttagttctGATTCTGACAAAATTAAGTTTGGGTTTCCAACTTCAATCCTAGTGTTATGCAaaatatcatcacacatatttaaCCAAAACAGATTTAACAACTTTTCAGGATTTGCAACGtcacaaaataaaattattgtAACGAAGAGTTGTCGGATTTCAGAAGCCGTTGCAGTATATAAAGAATCACTTAGTGCTTCAGTCCATTCTTTATCATCACCTAATAATCCCAAAGCTTGGCAAGCTTCTTGATATGAATTATATGTAATAccattaattgtttttattgcATCATAATTTTGACAACCTTTTTGAATATTTAATAACATTCTCATAAAATATAATTCACTTAAAGTTGGTGGTACATGTACTATTCGACCAATAGTCTGACATTGTTTTCTTGGTGTCCAACATTTATTTCGATTGTTCCAAACAAATTTGCTTGGAAATTCTGTATAAGTTAATTTAGATGCGTCTGGGTAAATAGAATTCGCTTTAAACCAACCAGTAAGCGTAGTATCTTCTgtacttttttctttgattattgactgaacagattgaaattcattAAATACAATATTTTGCTCTAAAGGCATGTGAATATGCAAATGTTGTACAGCTGGATGTCGAGAATGAATTGAATATTCAAATAATCTCCATACAGATTCATGAGGAGTTAAGTAACGACAATTCAAATAACTTGTAATTTCATCATTTAAGTCATCATGCAGCAATAGTCGGGCTCGATCTGGACCTTTATTAAtgtatttaaataaatatttaattaacattGATTGAGAACATGATTCAACGTTAATATGAGCATTATATCTTAATAATAAATTTGAATTATAAGGGACAACAAAATTATTTCCAATATGTACATTATTTTTTACCACAAATTTTGCATGATCTTCTCGACGTCCATATATTGGAGGCGTATTTGTTTCAAATATAGTGTTTGTATTATATGGTTTTGGAAAAAATTTAGAACATTTTCCATTTCGCATGCAAGGAGATTTTGGATTTATTTCTCCGCAAGGTCCATGGATCATAAATTCACTAACAACTTTAAAAAGCTCGGGATTAACGTTTTTATCTGGTAATTCTGCTGAAATAATAGAATCAATATCAGTCGCTGTATAACATTTGTAATCCTTTTTCAACCAGAATAACATGTGAGCATGAGGTAATCCTCTTTTTTGAAACTCTATTGTATGAACATCTGCTTCAATCTCTCCAAAAGGTTTTCCAGATTTGATATATTTTATCATATcatctaattttattttaaacatTCTTGAAATTATATCAGGTCTGTCTTCAACTTTGTATATAGGCATATTTTTAAATATCTTTCTATCTCTGGCCATTTTACGTTACACGTAAAAGTTATGAATAAATCAGGATTACCGTATTGTCTACAAATTGCCATAGCATCTTGATAATTGTTAATCATATCTCTAGGACTTCCAGTATGAGAACTCGGTAGAATAATTTTTTGTCCTAGGTCACGACCTTTACTAACTCCAGCTGAAGCAGCAGCACAAAGATGTTTAAAAGTTTCACTTCGGAAATTATTTTGATTCCTTCTAATCCAATCCAAGCGATCTTCTTCAACTGTTGCATAAGCATCAACTAAATATTGTTGAAATAATCGTCCACCTTTTAATAAAGTActtatttcattatttcaatCTTGAATATGATATGTAATGTAAGCTCGCATtgatattttttgtcttttttgtgTGGAACTTCCTCCAATTTGGTGCATTTgtaaatttattttatatccATCTTCACCGTATGGAAAAAGTATTGGATATTGTAGTGACATATATTTTGGATGTATTTTAGAAATACGTTGCAGCTTTCCACTATTTAATTCGATAATAATATCTCTATTTGAATTGTGTTCTCCAATATCACCGACTATTAAACCACCAATTTCTTCACTTGTTGGTTCTTCATATTGTTTACTATCAGTAAGTTGACGATTAAGTATAGTCATATTCAATGAAGGTAATGAATGATTTTCAAATTTATCCCTTATTGTTCGAAATTCTTTCACTAATTcattaatttcatcaaacattTTAATAAGTCCTTCAATAATTTCTAATTTAATATTTATATTATCATGTGTAGGATCAATAGCATTAAGACGATTTAAAACCTCATTTTttgtatcatatatatataattgagcATATTTAGGACATTCCCCATTTGAAGGTAACATAGAACCCATTAAATGATGAACTTGACCACTAATTTTAAAAACATAAGGTCCTGATCCAGTATTTATTTTATAATCAATTGCTGCTCCCATTGATGTGAAAGAAAACATTGAATTATAAACTCTGATATTCTCTCTGAAAAGTCGGCTTTCTAAACCATTATTTGGATCCAATAATTTTTCAAGAAAAGCAGGTGTTGGCTTTGGCTTTTCAAGTTTGATTTGGCCTTTCTTGCAACAGTTTGTATAAATAAGAGGTTCATTTGATGATGATCGTTTAAGCGCCTCTCCAAACCAAAAAGATGCGTTACAGTAGGAGCATGTATGAATATTATCGCCTGAATCTTCATACGTCACAGTTGATACTGTAATCAAAATTTGATATCTTGTCAGCAATTcatataatattattatttcaaAATAGTAAGTGAAATCGAGTATGAATTACCTTGTCTACTTCTTTGATATACTGCTTGCCCAACTGAATACGTAGCTTGACCTGAACACCAAATTTGGCGAAAACGATTAACCCCAGAAATAAAGGCTATTTGTATTGTAAAAACATGAACTGATTAttaattacaaaaaataaacctCTTATTTCAGTTGGACGCACAAATTGAGAACAATCGTTTTCTAAACACTGTTGTGCCTCTACACGTGAAAATCAATCTAAAGAAATTAATACTATTTATTTCAGTGTGTTTTCTAATGTTCGTCATATTAAACCAATTGTACAGATTATGTGTCATATACCTGAGGCAAAAACGTTTGAGTTTGGATTGCTGAACACACGCTCCTTTTCTATTGCAGTAACATTTCCTTTATCACTTCTTAATCGTTTCTTTTGATGCTGAAATACGTCAACATTGTTGCATTGAGAAGTTCTTGATTCAGTCAATCCtgtaaacaaaatctaaaaaaTGTTAGTTAGCTTGATTTTGCAGCTAAAGCATTCATTCAATGGAACACGattcaataattaatctaaaCTGGAAACAGCACCTTCAGCCTTAGTTACACTGgtataaagattttgataatCATACATTTCTTGCATTCTTTCTCTATCATTATGATCTCCAGCCTGATGTTCTTGTAATAATCTCTTCATCTTGCTGTGCCTCATCTTTGGTGCCATAACTGCATTTAAAAGTACATAATAGTTACAAATGACAAATGATTACTCCTTATAATAGACACACTAATCATAATTGCTACAGAAATTAGTAATAGACTAAACATTATTCTGAATTCTTTTTAGGGCTAAAAtactacaaaaacaaaatcaaaaatgataaatagtGAACAGAAGATCATAATTTATTAAAATCAGATGAAATTGTTTAACTTTTGACCCTCCTCATCAAAGCTCAATTAAATTTGTTTCATCCTCACGGGAGAGGAAAAAACAAGAAAGGATAGCTCAACTATATTACCTTGAATTTTGTTGTGAATGAGCTGAGGTAAGCTAGCTAGATACACATAAATATGCAGCATCAAATAAATAGATGCTTAACTTGCTTATCCATTGAAACACAAACATAAAGAACTAAGGATATACTGTGGGGAAAGTCCTAGTCAGCCTTATACATTTTGAAAGTTAGGCATTTAAACTTATAAATGAACAAATACAACTGCCAACATATTAGCTTTATACCCAAAATCCACAAAAAACACTAAAATTGACATGCCTAAAGACGCATACAACTTCACAATAACAGCAAACAATCTAAAAAAGCACAGCGCTCAGAGAACCACGCACACACCTTTTTGCATAGAAATTATTATAAATCTGAAGAACTCAAAACAATCTATGAACTAAACTATAGATTCATAGACACTTAAGTGCCTAAAGTTTACATCAttgtgaaggaaaaaaaaaaaaacacattggTAGATAATTAGTTTTACTGGAAGAAACTATTGAAATTAAGAGTACAAAGCAGATGCTATAGATCAGTAGTGAAAAGTTTGAAATTGTGATAGATCAAAAGCATACCTTGAAGTTGTTTTAATTAATCACCTAGATGTGAAATTGCAGGGCAAACAGAATCTGTAGAAGATAAAAACTGGTATCAGTTTAAAAATTGAGAACAATATATAGATAATCTAATAGAAGCTGTATTACATAAAAACTAATAGAATAATAAGCAAAACAGAATTTTGATTTGTAATGAGTTTCTTCTATTTGTTTCTACTGTAATCTATGAGTTCTTCGGTCATGTTCATACATCAGTTAGTAACTTTAGAATATATAGAATAGGCATGTTCATACATCTCTGATCACGTCATCACTTAccagtagaaaaaaaaaagaaaaagaaaataggcaTCATACAATTGAAGCCATCAAATCAAGTGAGCCACCATCTAGTGTCGcataaaattcacaaacaaataACTCAATGAAAACCACAATATGACATAATCGAAGAACACCCAATACCAAGAAAAGAACCCCAATTCTTATTTTGCCTTGGCTGAAAATgaaacctcttcttcttttgctgaTTAGTCTGAtcatgaaaagaagaaagaaggaggAGTATTTCTACATAGCCTACAATCAATTCCAAGGTTAGAAACTTAGAACAAAAGCAAAGGCAAGAAAGCCATAACCTAAACTTCTAtttagaataaaaataaaaatcattcaAATCAACACAAAAAAAGATCATTGAAATCAACACAGAAGAAGATCGAGACATGAACGTAAAGAAACTGgtagaagagaaaaaaagagaaaacagaATGGTACCTAAAAACCCTCTACCTCTCTTCCAGTCTATAGGGAAGAATTAGGACCAGGTTTCGCTTCCTAACAGTAATTATAGTCATGAGCAGCGGTCCAAACTCTTCCACATTGTTTAGCATAGTGTTTTAGGGTCTATATTCAAGAGTTTGGACCAAAAAACCAAAACTGAATACAGATGAGTCATCTAAACATAAAACCAAAATCACGCTTCTCCTCATATAGCCACATTTGTTCTAGGAATTTGCAGCAACAAAAACTTAAGTACAGAAATTCAATTGGAGAGGGTATGATAAATAGAAGTCTCTTATTAGGACAACTGAAAAAATAGATCCATTCCAGATAATGGCTCAAACTAATTAGGAGAAACAAAACGTGATCACACCTATTGAAACGAAAAAGATGACTAAGAACCTGCGAAGCAATCAAAACACGGAAGGCAAGATTGGATCTTTATGATCCATAGATGATTACACAGATTCATAAGTACGAATATGATCAGAGGGAAGCACATAAAATTCAAACCAAAATGTGAATTGATTCATTAATCACAGTAACTTTATTCAATCTCGTACGTCTTTCACCAAAATCTAAACAAACGAAATGAGGAACGATCCAAAGTAATAAAGGTTGAAACTTCAAGAACTCATattatcaattcaaaaccaacCACAACAAAAACTCTATCAAAACTATCTCCCTTTCACTATATATCATATCAAGATTGTAAACAACATCAGAATAGAAAAGCCCAAATATTCAACAGATCAAATCAAAAACTGATAACAACAACCCAGAAATTCGAAGGCAAATCGGCTCAGAAAGAACTAACCGCT
It encodes:
- the LOC112202858 gene encoding probable aquaporin TIP1-2 is translated as MPISSIAVGNPAEFGSVDALRAALAEFISVLIFVFAGSGSGVAFAELTDNASTTPAGLIAAAVAHAFALFVAVAIAANISGGHVNPAVTFGAFLGGNITLVRTILYWIAQLLGSVVACLLLKFATNGMTISAFSLSTGVGVWNALVLEIVMTFGLVYTVYATAIDKRSAGNISIIAPIAIGFIVGANILVGGAFDGASMNPAVSFGPAVVSWSWENHWVYWLGPFLGAAIAALIYDWIFIGPATHEPLPTTDYS